Below is a genomic region from Rickettsiales bacterium.
CTGACGCAGGTATGCGCACCATTATAGGCGATATAGAGCACGGCTTCCAATGCGTAGAAAAGTTTTTTAGGTAACTGGATCATGCGCTCTGTTTCACCTTCGTGCCTGTGGAGCCAAACCCGCCCGTGCCGCGTGCACTTTCCGCAAGCGTTTCCACCTGCTGCCATGTGGCGCGTGTGTAGGGCGCGATAATCATCTGTGCGATGCGCATGCCGCGCGTGACTACAAACGGTTCGCTGCCGTGATTGATAAGGATGACGCCGACTTCGCCGCGGTAATCCGCATCGACCGTGCCGGGAGAATTGAGCACCGTAACGCCGTGTTTCAGCGCGAGGCCGGAACGCGGTCTTACTTGTGCTTCATATCCTTCCGGCAGGGCAATGGCGATGCCGGTTTTGATGAGGGTATAACGCTGCGGAGCAATCGTTACATCCGCATCAACAGCGGCGAGCAAATCCATTCCGGCGCTGTGTTCCGTAGCGTAATGCGGCAGCGGCAGGTCTTGTGCGTGCGGCAGTAAGGTAATGTCGATATTCATGCTTTGCGTTCTCCAAAATGCTGGGTGATTTTCTGTACCAGACGCCTTGCAAGCTCCTGCTTGCTGACAGCGTCCCATATTTCTTTCTGTTTTGCGTTAAGGAACAGCGCGCTGGTTTCCTCGCAGCCGAAGACTTTGCCTTCCGAGACATCGTTCGCGATGATCCAGTCGCAACCCTTGCGCTTGAGTTTTTCTCGCGCGTGCTTTTCCAGCGCTTCCGTTTCAGCGGCGAATCCCACAACCAGCTTCGGACGCTGGCGCTTAAGCGTGGAGAAATGCTGCAGCAGATCCGGATTCAGTGCTAACTCGATCGCAGGCGCCGTGCCATTGGCACGCTTTTTAAGCTTCTGCTCAAACGGCTTCGCAACATGCCAGTCTGCGACCGCTGCGCAGAACACGGCAATATCGGAAGGTAATGCTGCTTTGCAGGCATCCAGCATTTCCTGCGCCGTCTGCACGCGCACGACGTCGAATTCTTTCGGCAGATGCTCCGAAGCCGGACCGCTGATAAGCGTGACTGTCGCGCCAGCTTCATGCAGCGCTTTTGCAATAGCGTTACCCTGCTTGCCGGAAGAACGGTTGCCGATGAAACGCACCGGATCGATCGGTTCATAAGTAGGGCCGCTGGTAACAAAAGCACGCAAACCTTGCAGCGGCTTTTTACCTTCCAGCAAAGTGATAAGACGCTGTGCGATAACTTCAGGATCAGCCAGTCTTCCTTCGCCTACTTCACCGCAGGCGAGATTGCCGCTCGCCGGTTCAATGATACTGATACCGTCCTTGCGTAGCTGCGTAAGATTGCGCTTCGTTGCGGGGTGTTCCCACATACGGCTGTTCATGGCCGGAGCGATAACGACAGGCTTGTCCGTAGCAAGCAGGGTGGTGGTTGCCAGATCGTCCGCCAAGCCGTTCGCCATTTTAGCAATAATGTCCGCACTCGCAGGCAGCACGGCAACAAGGTCGTGTTCACGCGAAAGACGGATATGACCCATTTCATGCTCATCCTTCAGCGAGAACAGAT
It encodes:
- the dut gene encoding dUTP diphosphatase, encoding MNIDITLLPHAQDLPLPHYATEHSAGMDLLAAVDADVTIAPQRYTLIKTGIAIALPEGYEAQVRPRSGLALKHGVTVLNSPGTVDADYRGEVGVILINHGSEPFVVTRGMRIAQMIIAPYTRATWQQVETLAESARGTGGFGSTGTKVKQSA
- the coaBC gene encoding bifunctional phosphopantothenoylcysteine decarboxylase/phosphopantothenate--cysteine ligase CoaBC; its protein translation is MSKSILLIITGSIAAYKALDVIRRLREHNVRVTCILTKGGAEFVTPLSVAALSGEAVYSDLFSLKDEHEMGHIRLSREHDLVAVLPASADIIAKMANGLADDLATTTLLATDKPVVIAPAMNSRMWEHPATKRNLTQLRKDGISIIEPASGNLACGEVGEGRLADPEVIAQRLITLLEGKKPLQGLRAFVTSGPTYEPIDPVRFIGNRSSGKQGNAIAKALHEAGATVTLISGPASEHLPKEFDVVRVQTAQEMLDACKAALPSDIAVFCAAVADWHVAKPFEQKLKKRANGTAPAIELALNPDLLQHFSTLKRQRPKLVVGFAAETEALEKHAREKLKRKGCDWIIANDVSEGKVFGCEETSALFLNAKQKEIWDAVSKQELARRLVQKITQHFGERKA